Genomic segment of Paenibacillus sp. FSL R5-0912:
TATCCTGATGCATAACCGCCATGACCGCAATTATCAGGAATTGATCAGCGATATGACGGAGGATTTAACCGCGAGTATTAACCTTGCCCTGACAGCCGGAGTAGAGCCGCAGAATATCATTCTCGATCCCGGAATCGGCTTTGCCAAGGATTATACGGAGAATCTACAGGCAATGATGGGCCTGGATGTACTGGGGGAGCTTGGGTATCCGCTGCTGCTGGCCACTTCGCGCAAAAAATTCATCCGTACCGCACTCGATTTGCCGGCGGATGATGTTGTGGAAGGGACCGCTGCTACGGTCGCTTTCGGAATTGCCCAGGGCTGCCAGATCGTGCGGGTGCATGATGTCTCTTTAATCAAACGTACGGTAGATATGTGCGATGCCATGTTGTATGCCGCAGCACCTGTGGTGCGTGAATAGACTATTTTCAAGAGAAGGCAGGTACCCTAGATGGATAAAATGAAGCTGCACCGCATGGAATACTATGGATATCACGGTGTGTTTGAAGAGGAGCGCAAGCTGGGCCAGCGTTATTATGTGGATTTGGAGCTCGAGCTTGATTTGCAGGGAGCGGGTCTCTCTGATGATCTGGAGCTAACCGTGAATTATGCCGAAGTACATTTCTTGGTCAAAAAAATTGTCGAAACAAAGTCCTTCAAGCTGATTGAGGCTTTGGCAGAATATATTGCATCCGCAGT
This window contains:
- the folB gene encoding dihydroneopterin aldolase; translated protein: MDKMKLHRMEYYGYHGVFEEERKLGQRYYVDLELELDLQGAGLSDDLELTVNYAEVHFLVKKIVETKSFKLIEALAEYIASAVLDTYTVINAVTVKVTKPHPPFDIHFQGVTVELRRTRK